The genomic window ATTTAGATAAATTGATTCCAGTTTTAGTGAGAGGAATGAAATATTCTGAAATTGATATTATACTCCTTAGAGGGGACGTGGAAGAAGATGAAATGATACCTGATCGAGAAGAAGACATACGACCTCGGTTCCATAGATCTAGGAGTCATCATTCAGGAGGAAACGAAGACGAGGAAGATGATGGATCATTGGACAATGATGAGGATTTATCAGATTGGAATTTAAGAAAGTGTTCTGCCGCTGCTCTAGACGTATTAGCTTCGGTTTTCCGGGACGAACTTCTTCCCGTTTTGCTACCTATCCTTAAGGAGACACTCTTCCATCAGGAATGGGAAATAAAGGAATCTGGTATTTTAGCTCTGGGTGCCATAGCTGAAGGTTGCATGTCTGGGATGATACCTCATCTTCATGAACTTATACCATACTTGATTAATTGCCTGTCCGACAAAAAAGCACTTGTTAGGTCTATAACATGTTGGACACTATCTAGGTATTTATTTtagttgaatttttaataactgCAGTCTTACAACTCCTTCAAATCTTCTTTTTAGATATTCACATTGGGTTGTGAATCAGCCTCATGAATCTTATTTGAAACCCTTGATGTCTGAGCTTCTAAAGCGCGTATTGGATTCCAATAAACGGGTTCAGGAAGCAGCATGTTCAGCTTTTGCAACTTTAGAAGAAGAAGCATGTACAGAATTAGTTCCCTACCTTGGGTTCATTTTAGAAACTCTGGTTTTTGCTttccaaaaatatcaacataagAATCTGCTTATACTTTATGACGCAATaggtaaattataattaatttgatgatacacatttcataattttaatatatttttaggtacATTGGCAGACTCAGTTGGACATCATTTGAATAAATCAgaatatataaatctattgaTGCCTCCTCTGATTGAAAAGTGGAATGCACTGAAAGACGAGGACAAAGATCTATTTCCATTGCTGGAATGTTTGTCTAGCGTAGCTACAGCACTTCAAGAAGGTTTTCTTCCATATTGCGAACCTGTCTATCGTAGATGTGTTAGTTTAGTAGAACAGACACTAAACCAACATATGGCTTACATGCAAAATCCTAACCATCTTGATCAAGCTGATAAGGATTTCATGATAGTAGCATTAGATCTTTTATCTGGTaagttattaaatgtattttttaatcattcattcATATCAATACGATACTTCATTAATTGACTTACACAAGGCATAAATTCCTTCTAGCCACCTTTGTTCTACATTTTTGGGGccatattttgatacataaatgaaactattttcaatttttgtaaaactaatTTCGTTTCATTTTAAATGAGTTAATTTGAAGATTggaatgtaatattttcatgaTGATTTCTTTAGGACTAGCTGAAGGATTGGATACGCACATTGAGAGTTTGGTGGCATCTTCTAATATAATGCAGCTTCTATACCAATGTATTCAAGATTGTATGCCTGAAGTGCGACAAAGCTCATTTGCTCTACTTGGTGACTTGACAAAGGCGTGCTTTATTCATTCAGTGAGCCCATGCATACCTAATTTCATGCCTATTTTGGCTCGCAATTTGTTCACAGATCATATTAGTGTTTGTAACAATGCTACTTGGGCAGCCGGTGAAATTTCTGTCAAGTTAGGAGCAGATATGAAGCCCTACATACCAATGTTATTAGAGCCccttgtaaatattataaatcggCCAAATACTCCGAAAACATTGCTGGAAAATACAGCTATTACAATTGGACGTATGGGATTTGTATGTCCTCATGAAGTTGCGCCAAGTCTCAATGAGTTTGTTAGGCCATGGTGTACATCCTTGAGAAATATTCGCGATAATGATGAAAAAGATTCTGCTTTCAGAGGAATGTGTCAGATGATTTCTGTAAATCCTGGAGGAGTTGCttcagattttatatttttctgtgaTGCAGTTGCATCTTGGCAGAACCCACATCCTGATTTGAAGGATATGtttcagaaaatattacaaGGATTTAAAAGTAAGTCATTGTTTATTTCTACATTTGTGATActgtatatacttatattcatTATTGACCTTAACTTATGTCTTTCTTTTATTCGAGTTAGTCATTactaaagattattattattatactaattatgatttttaagtcTAGACTTCATTAGCATTTAAATTtcagacatattttattaataattccattattttttattttcagctCAAGTTGGCACAGAAGCGTGGGATAGATTCTCGGTTCAGTTTCCATCTCCATTGAAGGAGCGTTTGACTGCCAACTATGGAGTATAATTGGGGGAATCATAAAACTTAGTTATATAGGATTATTGTCTCTCACCATTTTGATTCGAAGAAGATATTCAGCTAATGAActgaaattgttaaaaactttttctctgattaaaaaaaaaagacaagaatGAAACCAATTTTTCCCTTTCTTCATGGACAAAGTGTGTTAAATAACAAGACCTGTTAGATTAttctttcaatattgttttctaagtggctatttttttttattattattaaaagagaaatgttaaattttgtgaGTTTAGTTATGTGTGCTCAAAACAACAAACTTTGGCCCTGCatgcaaaagaaaagaaatgccCGAATAAAAGAACAACTGGAGTGTGTATGCTAAACTTAAGTTTTCTTCTCTGACCGGATTAATTTGTAAACatatacttacttttttaagaaatcaTAAGAAAATACGTAcgcatttgtatttttttgaaatttttttcctccttgcTCTATATTAAAAATCGcatttaacttaaatatatatattttttttctaggatGAAATacgcaatattattttttttccctgtGGAGTTTTCAAAGTTGCAAGATATGtttctgtttttaaattatttactcccagtttttaacttatttagTCGAAGTTTATATCAaatcttgttcttttttttttcttgtctttcttgctgcaatttaaataatttaatataaaaaaagacaagcTCTTGGtaaatttagttcaaatatactttttctccCCATTCACACTATTGTCGCAGTAactgttatcttttttttaaaatataaatatatacgcaAATCTGCTTTagaaatgaactatttttttacacataataACGAAATATGAGCTTTTTTTTGGTCGATTTTTTAGACTAATTATAGGTAGAAAATGCAAAAGTTAATTGTACTTAGTTTGAAATTTGGTAATGAGGCATTTAATGTAAAACTTCCTCACCCTGTTATGACTCGTTAATTAATCACAATGGAGTACATATGCTTCAGgcttttcaatatttgtttaaaacgCTTATTACAACTACTACTTCTACTCAAAATAatattccttcttttaaaatgaaaccgtatattatatttatacgaaatatttgtttttttaccaatataatatttactattacttattattgccattgtattcaacttttttgtattttcaaaagaaaaaaaagtaaagattttttcaaaaaaaaaatttaagttaaaagaaataaaaatattgagaagCCTGGAAAACCCacgttattatatatatatatttattattttgagggAATTATTTCTTACATTACATTTAactctttatacatatataattacacCCTCACACaatcaaaacaaaaaccaaCAACCGAATGACCACCACTACCAccatcattataattatattaataataaccctttgttaattacttaaattcactttttctttgaatttatgTTGTCCTCTTAATCATCATCATCACTTGTGTAAATAAAACATGggtaacaataatattatatatacattcatcatttttattattatttagactCTTTATAAGCATACTCCATTTTTTGTActagatattaattaaaaaaagaattgtatcATGTCGATGGAATGTTTGAGGAAATCGTCTTTAAATTTGAGGTAAGTGGGGGAGGAAGCTCCTCTCCTTCTTTCCTCTCTACCATCTCCTCTCTCCTTTCACTTACTCCGTCAACTACATTGTCTTTTGTGTTGTCCAGCATATGTAGACTGGATTTGATCCCCGTTTGTACAGATTTGAGCCCAGAGTTAAGGTTATGCATCCCGGACGTGAGATTCATCCTCAGAGTATCCATCtgtcataacaaaaaatatataaataatattaatcttaGGAGATAATAATCCTcgtttcttataataatataatccacAAAGTAAGTAGTCATGACCCTAGAAACTAAAAAAGTATGGAATTTACATATTGAAAAGCTTAGTGGTCGATGATGTTATTTTGTGAATCCAAGGAAGTGCTACTCAACAATAGAAAAAGAATGACGATGTTCCTTATCTAGGGGTTTTCATCAATGCTAAAGgtcaatttccttttttaccAACGAATTATACgttatgttatttttcatatcaTGCTTATGTTCAATTATATGAACCATCTTACATTAATTCATTCGTAAGGTTCGCACAATAACTCCTTTCTAGaattagtatattattataaagaagaagaaaatgtcaCTGACACTCACATATTATATAACGTTTGACATCAAGGTTCTTAATGTAGTAATAGCACACTCTTGTGGACAATTAGATATTTGGTGCAAGTGTGTTATACCATTattaatggttattttattactataatcATTACTTgtaaatagtatataaatttatattgtgtgTATGTcctacattattaaattatgcatGATTTGGTATAGAAATAATCAATAGTTcactgtatttttgtatatgtttataatacaaAGTACTATAAAAGTTGATAGTTAGACGTCTTGATATACTTGGATGACTAACATATTGTATCcatttttagaaaggaaatacattaaaaaaatagtactgATAGGATTGAGCGATATCTCccttttcattgaaaatatcttatcgccattttttttaattaataaaatattattagtggTCATTCCACATAAATACCAAAcgaaagttaaataatttatcatgggTCAatctttttttggttatttttgggtacataaataaataaatgccaCCTTGAATTTTGaacattatgatttttatatataagagtTGTTAAGAAAGATGGAAGTttgccaaattaaaaataaaatatgtatctacaaTACTGTTTCCATTTATAGATTCCATGCATTTGGATTTATCGAAATTATTTGATATGAGTAGTTATCCATGATAAAATGCTCAtattctaaagatttttttcttttttcaatctcAAAGGTAAAATTATTCTGATTCAATCTGAATTTCAATATAATCCAATAcagagttttttgttttttttaaatgagtattaTACTATTggaaacaattaattataattatcatagtTTGTTAAAAGAAGAGCTGATcttttattaagataaaagtTTAATGGGTGAACTTATGATCCCTTAATTCACAATAGAAAATGCAGGGGCATCCTCAGGGTAGCTTTCTGTTTAGGTAAGGGGACAGTTGAGctaacttataaaattaattaaatttgctgGAAGCAGGCGGTGGAGGATTAAAGCCTCTTAGCACTCTTCCCTTCAACGGACACCCCTGTAATgactaaaaatttgtaaatatattatatacacttGGTGTAAATGATGAGTTGATAGACATAAATCCTCTTGAGAATCctggataatataaaaaaaaaatatatattaaataaataatatttaccatAGAGTTAGTTTCGTTTCGCATGTCTGTGACTCGAGTTTCGGTGCTATTCAGGCAGCCCATCTTAGCAAATAGTGAAAAAACCCTGCAGAAACTATCaataatcttcaaatattttcatgaaaacgCCGGTCTGTTTATGCTTAAAGACTTATCTTTCTTTTTACCTCCGAGGTTGAAATGAAAATGTCCTCTTCAGGAGAAGTGATCATGTACATTCCATTTTTTCCTCTGTTTTCTCCCCTACTTTTAAAAAGGTCTCCTCATGTATGTTACTATGACAATGAAAATTTAAACCAAATACACATACGAGTACAAACTActgtatttgaataaattgcTAATTGCTCTCGTGTCTCCTCTCTTTCGAAGACTTTGACCGTACTGTacgttatacatatatatgtatgaatgacAATTAGTTCTATACTTGATAAAATtggatgtattttttaattaaagaatgacACAAACTGAAGGAAcactttgttaaaaataacGGTGATAAAAGACAACAAATAAACACTCGAGTATGGGCCGATTAGAAAGATTGCAGTAGAAGAGGAGTTGCTGAGAGATCCCCCGCCCCCctcacccccaaaaaaaagttgccaatttgatattattagaCTTAACACTTGCTACCGATTGCTCACTTCGACTTTTATGGGAAAActgttcattttcttttgtatgaaaatagctcatttttctaaattggtaagaaatattatagaaagTTTGAGCTCTAGTTAGATTAtacaacagcttttgatgatatttttcggGGGAAAATCTACTTGCCCAAACATTCCTTCATTAGGTTCCCTTATTGGAGGTAGAggatttatataatgaaataaaggtTATGATAATATGATTGGATGTTTGATGGAGCCAGATTCCGACAACAGTCAattggagaaagaaaaaaactcttcaagatctcgccaacttcaaatttccttcaactactaatgtggacgtcttttagtatgtttaaaattacCACTACTGATCGATGGCAAAAATTAACAGgagaaaatctttctaaaatcttgattcTTCGATATAAAAtggcaaaatttaaaaaataaattttgataaatataaaacaacactaattactttgaattatacttataaaattgtatttttctttatatatatttatttgcgtGCTTATTAGTCAAAACTTAGCGATTTTTTCCCctcattttggtaaaaaaattccctcaaaaatcctaagtctagttattattaaaataattcatttatttctcATAATATCAACTTGAAAGGTAAGGTGTCCTACTGATATTGAAAGAggcaataaaatatacaatataatcatgaaataaactgacaaagaaaagtttccaaaaaaaatgaatttcacttatttttctaactacctatgactttatcatcaggtaaTACAGTAATCAggatattaaaatgaagaaaaatttaggttcattatggatataaatatttatttgtaaaaatcagaatatatttatttaaattttaccttCATCCAAAAATCCTCCCTTTACCTTTATAACTGTTTTACAGACTTACGGTATTCTTGCTTTTACTTTTACAAGATGAGCAGGTGTGATATcattccaaacattcttcaaaatattccaCAATTCATTCTTACTTGAGGGCACTTTTCCCCAACTTTTCAATCTAGGTGTTCCCACAATAGCTCTAGTgggttcaaatcaggagattgTGCTGACCATTGCATAATAGATAAAATGTGAGAGGCTTCTATcttttccaagaagtttttgCTGCGCTTGGATGTATGTTTTGGGTCGttgtctttttgaaaaacaaacttccttccaaTTAATCTCTGTCCAGAAGGAATGGCTTGTGATAACCACTCTGAAGGATTTAACTACCAATCTCTCATACTTGCCAGAGAGAAACATTACCTTATTTGGGATCGAGGACCGCGGTCTAGTCCAGGGAGTACTATAGAGATAGAGTGcgcaatttttttctacataatttgCAGAACTTTTGTTGCAATAACATACTAAAAGCTCAGATTTACGATATGAATTGTTATCGAATTCTCAGAATGATTCAATTCCTTCTGAACCCCCAACACACACttgaatcaatataaataaaaacccaatatatttttgtaattataactttatatttctcaatatattaCATAGAACCccattcaaaatacaaaaattacaacgATGTActtgcttttttaatttttcccccttatttattactttttggctgtatacgttttttttaatgaacctGACTATtcatatctataatattattttttttaaataaatataacaatttagaaacaacaaaatttaaataagttaaaaatccATGCCCATTTGCACACTTGCCGTATACAATCCATGTCACATTATCTTGCGACATCATTATTTACTTTAGACAACgacataaatacatttctaggatctttataataaaaaagacaattttttataatatcacaaACAAATACAGACTTCAGTAAATTATAGATATGAAATACAGTCAGAAATATATAAACACTCGGTCTCACAAGTCCACCCCAATTAGGttcattaaaaaagaatcaatgaTTTGATGGCTACGATTCTCatcgattaaaatatttagatgatCTAAGCATAtccttacaaaattaatttactccTAATATAGGTTTTGCAGGAGCCCTTGTTATTTTCATAATGTTTCAAAGCTTATATATGTAGTAGAATCATAAGATAACTTCAATGATAtattgactttaattttttcaataggtTGAGGAAATAAGACTTGGTGAGAgatttgatgtatatatttgattcataCGCCCATTTcgttttgacaaattttgtcAATATGGTGAGAATGAGCTTCCAAGTGAAcattatgtttttcaaaagatggaaaaatatttcctatttattaggttattgtagaaatttttgaaaatatggattgaatataataataagaatatctTTTCTTTTGAGATGGAGAACGGATTTTCAAAAAGGAGTAGGGTAGAACCATTTCCTTATTcgttcttaaaaaattaattgttgatCGAATAGCGACTGGTCTAAGCCCGACGTCAGTAAGAAGTTTAAGAACTTTGAAGAACCAATTTTTCATGACTTTTGAATCAATCCTCGATAGAGGAACCATTGCGGCTACGTCGTTATACCTGTCTAgaacactttaaaaattaaaacacaagaTTGTTTTGGTCGTTCCATTATCCTCATATCCGTAGAGCTTTCCAACCAAGAATTCAACTCTTTGAGTAGAATACACCTTGTCTATTATAATATAGAGTCATTTCTGTCCTTAGCATCACGTAAAGCTATTTTAAAACTCAAATAATCAGATGTTGAGTTGGCTATTTCTACTTCCATTGATAAAATGCTGGTGAGTCTCTTGATGTGTTTTTCTGAAGGCAAAACAATTAAGCCAGAcgaaattatttgttgatataaagtCGGACTTGTTGTTTGCCATAGCAATGCCATTCCTAGAATTAGTGGAGAATATCTCTTGCCATATAAAGTTTTTGAATGAAGTAATAACTGCTCTTGTATAAATTCAAGatgattacttttttacttGAAGTTATCAAGGGCATCTATGATATCctctaaaataaagaaaactctGTTCAACAACTCAAATAGTATAAAACATTGTTCACATTTTGATCCTTAGGCTCAAATTCATGAAGCAATTTATTTCGTAAgatctaaaaatcaaaaattgatattattataaatcatgaATAATATACTTAGAGTACTGGAGTCAgagttttaaaaacattataagaCTCCACAACCATGTAATAATTAGTGAAGTGTgactcaataattaaaaatagttataattgcaagctttcgataatagtaaataaaaggaCACAATGACAGGGCCAGATTTATCATAATGACTGAACAACCTGACACCCTAAAGCCCTGCGCTGCACTTACTACAAAAAGTGCTTAATTGGTCCAGCGTCCCCGAAACCTCTGCAGAGAAATTGCTCAAAACATCCAACATCTTTCCACACCTACACCATGGGGCTTGGAGTTCACCTTTTGTCTGATGCAGAAATAACttgacataataattaaaatcttacaCCTCTCCTTCATTTATACACGAATCATCTCTAGTAAAAACTTCAGGATACTATTAATgactaaatataaaagaaaaacaacgtGGATCTAGTAAAGTAGTATACAAAAACAGTACGTTCTCCATCTCTATAGTACTCCCTCCCAAGTCCCACTTCTCAGTCCTTAAAGgagtttaaatttattctttgtgacgtcaatgagggtgttttacatttttttaattattccgttataatgagtaaattatataatataattttttgcattttttatcttaatacatattgaatcattcttattttgcttaataaaacattgatatttttatgaaaacttccaaggactgacagtcctaaggaccaataaagccggtcctaagactggaccggACAAACACAACAGTAATTATTGGTGCCCTTCATAAAAAACTTTCGTGGAACGATAAACTAAGAATATTCGGTCCGAGATGTTAAAGTAGTTGGCGTGTTCCTGCATCGACTGCAAAGGGATGGCCTGGGCAGCCTCCATGACTTATTTCagattcaatttcattttcctaccC from Lepeophtheirus salmonis chromosome 1, UVic_Lsal_1.4, whole genome shotgun sequence includes these protein-coding regions:
- the Tnpo gene encoding transportin-1, which gives rise to MDWQPDPAGLNQILSLLRESQSPDTSVQRSVQKKLEELNGYPDFNSYLIFVLTKLGNEDEATRSLSGLILKNNVKVHLNSFPKEVTDFIKTECLNAVGDPSPLIRATVGILITTIASRGDLSQWPDLLPTLCQMLDSPDYNSCEGAFGALLKICEDLGELLDSEELNRPLNILIPKFLQFFKHTSPKIRSHAIGCVNQFIIGRVQALMVHIDAFIENLFSLADDSDPIVRKNICRAIVMLLEVRMDRLIPHMNNIIDYMLQRTQDSDEGVSLEACEFWLSLADESVCREALLPHLDKLIPVLVRGMKYSEIDIILLRGDVEEDEMIPDREEDIRPRFHRSRSHHSGGNEDEEDDGSLDNDEDLSDWNLRKCSAAALDVLASVFRDELLPVLLPILKETLFHQEWEIKESGILALGAIAEGCMSGMIPHLHELIPYLINCLSDKKALVRSITCWTLSRYSHWVVNQPHESYLKPLMSELLKRVLDSNKRVQEAACSAFATLEEEACTELVPYLGFILETLVFAFQKYQHKNLLILYDAIGTLADSVGHHLNKSEYINLLMPPLIEKWNALKDEDKDLFPLLECLSSVATALQEGFLPYCEPVYRRCVSLVEQTLNQHMAYMQNPNHLDQADKDFMIVALDLLSGLAEGLDTHIESLVASSNIMQLLYQCIQDCMPEVRQSSFALLGDLTKACFIHSVSPCIPNFMPILARNLFTDHISVCNNATWAAGEISVKLGADMKPYIPMLLEPLVNIINRPNTPKTLLENTAITIGRMGFVCPHEVAPSLNEFVRPWCTSLRNIRDNDEKDSAFRGMCQMISVNPGGVASDFIFFCDAVASWQNPHPDLKDMFQKILQGFKTQVGTEAWDRFSVQFPSPLKERLTANYGV